The following nucleotide sequence is from Komagataeibacter medellinensis NBRC 3288.
TGCGCGATGATGGCGGCCCTGACCCCCGGACATTGCGGCGCAAAACACCAGAGATGTTCCACAACCATAACGGAGAGTCCGCGTGGCCATCACCTTCCAATCCTTCAAGACCACACTGGGCAACATGGTGGCGAGCGCGCAGGGCGCGTGCCCTTCGCTGCTGGACCTTGATGTCGGCTCTCCCGGTCGCGCCATGCTTGAAGCCGTGGCGGGGCTGGGGCTGTGGTTCCAGTTCATTGCCCTGCAAATCCTCTCACGCACGCGCCTTGCCACCTCAATCGGTGCGGATGTGGACAGCTTCGTGCAGGATTTTGGCCTTACGCGCCTGGCGGGTACGCCTGCCACCGGCACCGTCACCTTCACATCGTTCACGCCCGCCAGCCAGTCCGCCACCATTGCGGTCGGTGCCACGGTCAAGACGGCCTCGAACCTGATCTATGACGTGGTGGAGGACAGCACGAACGCCGCCTGGTCGGCCGCCGACAATGCGTATATCCGCCCCGCTGGCACCGCGTCCATCACGGTTCCGGTCCAGTGCGAGACTACCGGCACCACCGGCAACGTGGCCGCAGGGGCCATCTGCCTGCTCGGCACGGCGGTATCGGGCATTGATACGGTCACCAATACCGCAGCCCTGACCAATGGTAGCGATGGCGAGACGGACGCGGCGCTCCGCACCCGGTTTATCGCCTACATCAACAGCCGGTCCAAGGCCACCATTGCCGCCATCGAGAACGCAGTAACCGATGTATCCGCCGATCTGGCCTATCAGGTGGTGGAAAACGTGGACACATCCGGCGCTTTCCTGCCCGGCAATGTGGTGGTGTATGTCGATGACGGATCGGGCGATGTGTCGGACGCTACGATCAACGCGGTGTATGCCGCCGTGGACGATGTGCGCCCGGCCGCCGTGTCCATCATGGTGGTGCGACCCCATGTGGTGCGCCCCGCCGTGGCCATGACGGTCAGCGTGGACAGCACCGGCGACCTCGCTACGGTGCAGGCCACGATCAGTACCAATATTGCAGCGTACCTCAATGGTCTCGCCATCGGGGCGGCAGCCAGCTATTCGCGCCTGATCCAGATTGCCTATGCCGCCAGCACCTCGGTAACCAACGTGACCGGCGTGACACTGGCAGGCGGCGTGGTGGACCTGCCTGCAACCATCGGCACGGCCTACCGGGCCGGGGCGGTGGATTTTGGCTGATACCACACAGAACGGCTTCGCCCTGCGCATCCGCCGCCTGCTGCCCACCGGCTGGTTTCCGCCCGCGCCTGCTACGGGGCAGGCGGAACAGGCCCCGGTGCTCAATGCCCTGCTACAGGGTTATGGCAGCGTGTTTGCATGGGTGTGGTCCACACTGGCGGGCACCGATGCCCAGACCCGTCTGGACACCATGACCGGCGCGTTCCTTGATATGTTCGCAGCCGACTTCTTTGGCACCATGCTGACCCGCAACCCCGGCGAGAGCGACGACGCCTTCCGCACCCGCATAAAGGAATCTCTGTTCCCATCTCTCGGCACCCGGCCCGATGTGGTCAACACCATTACCGATGAAGTGGGACAGGCCGGGCGCGTGATCGAGCCACGCAATGCAACCGACTGCAAGGGGCTGGGCAGCCTTGCCAGCCCTGCCGTGGGCGGGGGCTATGGTTATGGCGTAGCAGCCCTGCGTTACGGCTCACGCGGCGCACCGTTCCAGCTTTTTGCCCAACTCCCCACGGGTGACACGAACCCACCCGCAACACAGACCCTGACCCGTATCGCGGCGGTCATGCCTGCGGGCACCATCGCGTGGGTGCAGGATGTGGAGACCCTTGACTGATGGACAGACAGATCGTCTACCCCGCACAGATCCCGCTGGATAGTGACCAGCTCAACGCCCAGCGCAACGCTTATGTAGGGCTGGGCCAGCTTGCCGCCATGGCGTACGGCTGGTCCACGGTGGCCGCCAGCGGCTTTGCCTGCACGGCGGGCACGGGGCTGGCTGTCACCATCGCGCCCGGCTCGCTGCTGGCCCCCGGCGTGGTGGATGCCACCGCCTATGGCACGCTGGCGGCAGTAGGCAGCGCGCTTGTGCGCCAGTATGTCAGCCGTGATCCGCTCACGCTGGCGGTGCCGGGGGGAGGGGGCACCTACACGGTGTATGCCACGCCCACAACGATAGACGGTGATGATACCGTGCTACCGTTCTACAACGCAGCCGACCCGGCGGTAACCTATGCCGGGGCGGATAACAGCGGGAACACCGCGCCCACCGTGCGCCAGGACGTGGCGCAGATCGGCATTGGGGCATCGGTGCCCGCAGGCGCATACCCGCTGTGGGCCATAACCGTTCCCGCCGGGGCCACGTCCATCACGGCGGACATGATCGCGCAGTCCGATGTCGCGCCGTTTTACGATACCATTCCCCAACTACAGGCGGCCAAGCAGGATGCGCTGGGCTTCGTGCCGGTCAGCGGACAGTGGGCGATGGGCACGACGGCGTATCAGGTGCTGGGCCTGACCTACCTGATTAGCGCAGGGCGGCCGCAGTACTTCTATGAAGATGGCAGCGGCACCCAGTACGCTGGCGGCACGCTGGCGCTGGAAAGTGATGTGACCAGTGAAGCATCTGCACGCGAAAGTGCCGATGCGGGCCTGCAGGGCAACATTAACGCCGAGGCGGCAGCACGCGCCAGTGCTGATGCCAAACTTGTATCCGGCGTGTGGGCGATAGACTCGACCGCGTATCAGATCACGGGCCTGACGCACCTGATCGCGGACGGGAGGCCGCAGTATTTCTACGAGGACAGCAGCGGCGGCCAGCGCACTGGTGGGGAACTGATGCTGCGGTCCGATGTGACCATGACCAAATTTTCCAACGGTTCGACCCGCTACACGAATTCATCTGCCGGGACGTATGTCGAACACTGGTTTAACGTGGCGGCGCAGGATCAGCAGGAAATTGGATTTCCCACCGCGCTGTCACGCGTTGATAGCCTGCAACTGACAATTGATATGGGATACTCCAACACCTCGCCCAAATCCGTCGCGGCCAACTACGTGGAGGGCACGCTGACAGGCACCGGATTTAAGGCCAGCCTGAAAATCCCAGCCGAAAGCGACCAGGCAGCCGGTGGGATGCTGAATATCTATGTCGCTGGCTGGCTATAACCCCGACACCCCTGACAGGAGAACGGCTACATGACTACGGACAGCAACACCCCGCAGAACTACATCCTATACCGAACCCGCGCTCTGGGCTGGCAGGCCGTCGGCTACGTTATCGTCGCCATGCAGCTTACGGCGGAGCAGGCAACCGGTGCGCCCGCAGGCTTTGCCTATACGCTGGATACGGCAGGCGCATACCCGGATGGCAGCCTCTATCGCGTGCCGTCCACGGCCTATGCGCTGTCTGGTCCCGCCACGGCGGGGACGGCGCTGACGCTGGACCTGACGCCCGACAATTACGGGCCGAAAACCGAAACTCTGGTCACGCTGTCCGATGGCGGAGCAGGGGGCACGTTCTCATCCGGCACGGTCACATTTGGCGCGGGTATCAAAACACCGCAGGCCGTGACCTACACGCCAAAAGCGGCCGGAACGGTCACGATCAGCGCGACGAACAATGGCGGCCTGACAGACCCGGCCAGCCTGAGTGTAACGGTTGCCGCCGCGTCCTGACCGTCCCCTCAATCCGCGCCTGCCCGACCGCCCCCCCGGGCGGTTTTTTTATGAGAAGATGAATGAGCGACATCACCACACTGACGCAGGGCGGCCCGGTCATGCCCCAGCGCTGCGCCACGGTCGAGGATCTGGCCCGCGTGCGCGAACGTCTGGCCAAGGTCGAGGGCGGGCACGACAACCTGCGCGACGGGCTGAATACCCTGTCGCAGCAGTTCTCCGACCTGCGCCGCGATCTGACGCAATCCGTAACCGATAATGCCGCCCGGACCCGGCGCGAAATCATGCAGCGCGTGGACGACATGACCGACACCGCCACTGCACGCGACAACGAAATATCAGGCCGACTGGCCCGCATCGAGGGCGGCCTGCGGCTGACCTCATGGATGACCATGACCTTCATCGTGCTGGCCACCGGCCTGCTGGGCTGGGGGCAGATTGGCGATGCGGCGTGGTCGTTCTGCAAGCGCGCATTCGGCTACGGGCCATGACCAGCAACAGGAACCCTGACACCATGAACGCACTCATCCCGCGCGACATCCGCAACAACAATCCCGGCAATCTCGATTACGTGGGACAGGCGGGCGCGCATCTGGAAACCGGCGTGCCGCATCCGCGCTTTGCCGCTTTCCCCACCATGGCTGATGGCATCCGCGCCCTGCGCGACCAGCTGCTGCGCTACGCCGAACGCGGCCTGACTACGGTTGCCTCCATCATATCCGTCTATGCCCCCGCCAGCGAGAATGCCACCGGGGCTTATATTTCCGGCCTGTGCCGGACCATGAGCGTGCAGCCTGACACGGTTCTGGACCTGTGCGACCCGGCGACCATGCAGGCACTGATCGCAGGGATTGCGACAATGGAAAACGGGCCTGGCCACATCACCTCAACGCAGATCGAACAGGCACTTGCCAACCGGCCCGGACTAAATGGGGAATATACATGAACACCACCGCAAAACTGGGCGGCCTCGGCGCTGTCATCGGGCTGCTTTTGACCGAGGTTCCAGAACAGTATGCGCTTTATGTCGCCCTGTTCATCATTGCCTGTGGTGCAGTGACAGCGCTGGTGCCCCCACCGCATGCGGGCAGCCGGTGGGCCGTGGTCTGGCAACTCATAACCACCATCGGTCTGAACATCGGGTGGGCGGAAAATCACTTCAAGCCGGGGCAGAGTGGCGTGCGTGTGCCGGTGGCAGACAAGCCTGCGGCCAAGCAGGCGGTAGCCTCGGCTGGCATCCCGGTGCTGGACAAAAAGGGGAAGCCGGAAGCTCCGGCACAATAAACGGCAGTGACAGCCCCGGCGCGTAGGTGGATGGCCGATTTACCCCGAGGCTGCCCTCTGAAGGTTATGCAACTTTAAGGCGAAAGTATGTCTTGAATTGCGCCCGGTCACAACCGCCTTCTGCAGGCGGTTTTTTTAATGGAGGCCCCCATGCACAATCCCACCCGCCGCGCCTTCCTGCGTGGCACATCCGCCCTTGCGACCGCCAGCCTTGCCGCCTGCACCGTGACCAGAAACGGCACAACCATCACGTTGGCCCTGAACGTGGCCGAGGTGGTGGATTATGGCAGCGCGATCCTGTCGTTTGCCAGCACGGCTATCGGCATTTCGTTTGTGTCTGCCGCGATGGGCACCACGAATGTCACGCTGGCTGATGCGGTGATTGCTGGCCTCAAGTCTGGCCTGACCGCATTCCAGACTGCCGCCGGGTCCAGCGCGTCCGTCAGCTACAGCACCGCCAGCGTAAAAGCGGCCTTCGACAGCATCCTGTCCGATGTGGAGAAGGTGAACACACTCATCATCGCCACCATCACCGGTACGGCGGCCAACCTGTCCAGCATCGTGGTCACGCAGGCCAAGACGGCAGCGGGGGCGGCAGCAACCCTGATCGACCTGCTTAAGGCCATAATGGACATGTCCGGGCCGCGCCTGGATAGTGTATCACCCCTGAACGAGAAGACGGCCATCGGGCAGATCGCCGTCTTCGCCGCGCAGTCGGCATGAGTGCCTTTGCACAGGGCCTGATGACCGGGGCAGGGGGCATGGTGGTGCTGATCGGCCTGCTGGTGGCTATACCGCTATGGCTGCGGGCCATGCGGTTGCGGGCGCGTGGACTGGACTAGGACAGATCCTGTTTGAATGCGTGAATTCAAACAGGGGAAGGTACTCGCAAAAACACTAAATGCGTGCATTTTTACCGAACCGGTTTTTGGTGGAAATACGCTGGCGCCTGCCGGGCTACCTGCAATTCTTCATTCAGTAGCCGCACAAGCTGCCGCGCGGGCATGGCGCGTGCGAGAGGCGCGCCCTGCCCGGCCCAGAAGGCGCCAAAACCGCTTTCATCATGCTTCCGGGCTGCTTTGTCCAGCGCCTTGCCCGCATCATACGCAATGGGATAATCGGGCGGTGGTGGCATGCCTGCACCGTGGTCAAGGGCGGTAAACCGGTTGGCAAGGCAGCGCGCGGGGCGGCCAGAAACAAGGCGGGTCATGCGTGTATGGAAGGCGGCCGGCCCCGCCAGGGCGTGCCGGTAGGCGGCATCGGCGCCACTTTCAGGGCAGGGAATGAAGGCCGTGCCCATCTGCGCGGCAACAGCCCCTAAAGCCAGCGCCGCTGCTATGCCCGCACCATCCATGATACCGCCAGCCGCAATGACCGGAATGCGGCAAGCACGGACAACAAGCCGCGTCAGGGCGCATGTTCCCAGCGCATCATCCGCATCGGCCGGATCAAAAATACCCCGGTGGCCGCCCGCCTCGATCCCCTGCGCCACGATGGCGTCCATCCCGACGGCCTCGGCGGCGCGGGCTTCATCCACGCTGGTTGCGGTTGCCAGCAAGATAATCCCGACCGCCTTCAGGGCCGCAATGGCCGGGCGCGATGGCAGGCCAAAATGAAAACTGACGACAGGCGGCCGCATGTGCACGAGCATGGCAAGCATGTCCGGGTCATCATTGAAGCTGCGGTAGATCGGCTCCAGCCCGGCGGGCGGGGTTGCCCCGAAGCTGGCAAAAAGCGGCCTGAGCCATGCCAGCCATGCCTGTTCACGGGCAGGATCGATCTGGGGCGCGGCATGCACGAACAGGTTGACGTTGAAGGGAGCCGCGGTCTGCTGGCGTATCTGGCAGATCATCTCGCGCGCACGGACAGGCCCGGCAGCGCCCACGCCAATCGCACCCAGTGCTCCCGCCTGCGACACGGCTGCTGCAAGGGCTGACGTGGACACCCCGGCCATGGGGGCCTGGAGCAACGGCATCTCAAGGCCAATCCGTGCAAACCAGTCCATCGGCCTAATCCCCCGTTACAGCTTGGTTTTTACCATTCCTGACAATAAACCATCCGGCGCCGCGTGCCATTCAGGGTCATGTCATCACGTATGTGGCCTCTCCCCAGATGCCATATACCACTGTGGCATGCCGGCACCAGCACCCCACGCAACCGGGGCGGGGGCTGGGCTGTTATCATGGTTATGACGGCATTGCCACATTTCATACATCCCGCCCCCGGCGAGGGCTGGCTCCAGCTTGGGGAACTGGCGCTGGCGTTCGGCCTGTCGGCGCTGGTAGGGCTGGAACGGGAATTCAGGCAAAAAAGCGCTGGCCTACGCACCTACACGCTGGTGGGCGTGGCTTCGGCTCTGTTCATGCTCGTGTCGAAATACGGGTTTGACAACGTGCTTGATGAAGGGCGTGTGGTGCTCGACCCCTCGCGCATTGCAGCCCAGGTGGTCTCGGGCATCGGGTTCATCGGTGGCGGCGTGATCTTCATGCGGCGCGACGTGGTGCGGGGACTGACCACGGCGGCCTCGGTCTGGCTTACGGCGGCGCTGGGCATGGCCTGCGGGGCGGGACTGATCGCGCTGGCGGTCGCCACGACTATCGGGCATTTCATCATCATGCTTGGCTTCAGGCGGATCAGCCACCTGCTGCCCCGTGACCATGGGGCGCGTGCAGTGGGGCTGTACATCACCTACCGTGACGGGCGCGGCCTGCTGCGCACCATCCTGAACCGCTGCACCCGGCTGCGCTTTACCATCCACCGCGTAAGGGTGGAGCAGGCTGCCCCACCCATCGATCCCGATACCCTGAACGACCTGCGTGACCGCCACCACGACACCACCGCCATACCACCCGATGCCAGCACGCCCGGCATGGTCACGCTGTTCATAAAAGCGCGAGGCAGGCGGCCTGTCTCGCATCTTGTAACCGTGCTGTCCGCCATTGAAGGGGTAACGGGCGTGGAAACGGACGAGGCGGACAGCGACCCGGAATGACCCGTCGTGCGAAGGCGGGCGGTTAATGGATGGTGAGGCCGGGTTCGCTGCCAGCGGCGGGGGCGGCGGGTTCGGGCAGCAGTACCTCACCAGATTCCGTAACAAAGGCGGGGGCGCTGCCAACCATGGCCGCATGGGGCAGGGGCGCATACAGGTGAGGGAAAAGCTGGCCACCGCGTGCCGCCTCCCACCGCAGCGCTGCCGGTTCCAGTCGGTTCAGGTCCACCGTGACGATCCACAGCCCGTCCTGCCCAGAAAAATGTTTGGCCAGCGTGCTGCTTACCTGTTCTGCGGTGGAAAGGTGGATGAACCCGTCGGCCACATCAGCGCGGGAGCCGGTAAACAGCTTCCTGTCCTCAAAATCCATATATTCATCCAGCGTCATGATCTTGTAGGCAAGGCGATGGCCCATGGCGTGGTTTCCCGTGCTGTGTGCCCCCGATCATACAGGATATCAGCAGGGCCGCCAATCTCGCCCCCTCGGCGGGACGGCGGCCCATGCGCACCAGCACCACACCCTGCACTCCCGCTGCAACACAGCGCCAGTGGCGATACCAGTACTGAAACCGGAGCAAGCGCGGGCACATGCGTGCCTGGCCCCCATACGCGGCCGGTACGACTGCATGACGCGGCAGCGCGCCGCTTTAGTGCCATGGCCATCGCATGGAAAGGGGGATCGTGTGCAATCAGGAAGGAGCAGGCAATTATGGGCTGGTCTTTAGAGGCCCGACACGTCACTTTAGGACATCATACCCCGATCCACCCGCGCAACCCGCGCGCGCCAGATAGACAAGGCTTTGCGTTACGATGCGCCCCGATAACGACAATACCGGACCGGCCATCCTGCATTTTCCCCGCAGGGCCATCCTTTCGCCGTCTGAGGCTTCGGCGTATCTGGGTATCCGCCCGCCGCTGCTGCACGTCATGCGGTATCTACGCTGCGGGCCAAAAGCCATCACCATCAATCGCCGCGCGGTCTATACCGAAGAAGAACTGCGCAGTTTCCGCAACGCATTGACGAGCGCGGTGGGCGTGACCGAAAACGGCGGCGCCTATCGTGAATTACTCCAGGGCAAGCCACGCACGGAAGCCGCCGATCCGCTCATGACCCTGCTGGCGCGCAATCTGGTCTGGCGCCGCGCCATCCTTGTCACGCTATGGGGCATGATGGCGCTGGGCATCGGGATCGACCTGATCCTGTTCTAGCGGCCATGTTCGAGCACCGATGCGCGCCGGGTGCGGCGCAATAAAAAAGGGCACCCCCGTGGGAGCGCCCTCTGCACGCCAGTTAGGAATTACTGGTGGTCATGCTCTTCATGGTGGTCGCCATGCTCTTCGCCACCGTGCTCTTCGTGGTGTTCGTCACGGTGTTCGTCGCCACCCTCTTCACGGTGCTCGCCACCCTTGCGGTCGTGCTTGCCATGGTGGTGACCATGCTCAGCATGGTGTTCGCCGTTATTGTCTTCAGCGTGGGCGACAACCGGCAGGGACAGACCAAGGGCAGCAGCAAACAGAAGTGCTTTTTTCATGTAAATCATTTCCTCTTGATTAACTGATTCTTCCAAATCAGGATGATTTTTATATAAGCTCAACCTAACAGAAGGAAAGAGTGTACCAGCTTTTCATTTGTAACGGAATGCATCACACGAACCACAACCGTAACTGACGAGCAGGGAGGTGGGTTTGTAGGGCAGCTAGAGAAAACCCTGTTTGAATACGTGCATTCAAACAGGTGAAGATACTTGTAAAAA
It contains:
- a CDS encoding DUF952 domain-containing protein, translated to MGHRLAYKIMTLDEYMDFEDRKLFTGSRADVADGFIHLSTAEQVSSTLAKHFSGQDGLWIVTVDLNRLEPAALRWEAARGGQLFPHLYAPLPHAAMVGSAPAFVTESGEVLLPEPAAPAAGSEPGLTIH
- a CDS encoding structural protein, encoding MNALIPRDIRNNNPGNLDYVGQAGAHLETGVPHPRFAAFPTMADGIRALRDQLLRYAERGLTTVASIISVYAPASENATGAYISGLCRTMSVQPDTVLDLCDPATMQALIAGIATMENGPGHITSTQIEQALANRPGLNGEYT
- a CDS encoding MgtC/SapB family protein; the protein is MVMTALPHFIHPAPGEGWLQLGELALAFGLSALVGLEREFRQKSAGLRTYTLVGVASALFMLVSKYGFDNVLDEGRVVLDPSRIAAQVVSGIGFIGGGVIFMRRDVVRGLTTAASVWLTAALGMACGAGLIALAVATTIGHFIIMLGFRRISHLLPRDHGARAVGLYITYRDGRGLLRTILNRCTRLRFTIHRVRVEQAAPPIDPDTLNDLRDRHHDTTAIPPDASTPGMVTLFIKARGRRPVSHLVTVLSAIEGVTGVETDEADSDPE
- a CDS encoding baseplate J/gp47 family protein; translated protein: MAITFQSFKTTLGNMVASAQGACPSLLDLDVGSPGRAMLEAVAGLGLWFQFIALQILSRTRLATSIGADVDSFVQDFGLTRLAGTPATGTVTFTSFTPASQSATIAVGATVKTASNLIYDVVEDSTNAAWSAADNAYIRPAGTASITVPVQCETTGTTGNVAAGAICLLGTAVSGIDTVTNTAALTNGSDGETDAALRTRFIAYINSRSKATIAAIENAVTDVSADLAYQVVENVDTSGAFLPGNVVVYVDDGSGDVSDATINAVYAAVDDVRPAAVSIMVVRPHVVRPAVAMTVSVDSTGDLATVQATISTNIAAYLNGLAIGAAASYSRLIQIAYAASTSVTNVTGVTLAGGVVDLPATIGTAYRAGAVDFG
- a CDS encoding NAD(P)H-dependent flavin oxidoreductase yields the protein MDWFARIGLEMPLLQAPMAGVSTSALAAAVSQAGALGAIGVGAAGPVRAREMICQIRQQTAAPFNVNLFVHAAPQIDPAREQAWLAWLRPLFASFGATPPAGLEPIYRSFNDDPDMLAMLVHMRPPVVSFHFGLPSRPAIAALKAVGIILLATATSVDEARAAEAVGMDAIVAQGIEAGGHRGIFDPADADDALGTCALTRLVVRACRIPVIAAGGIMDGAGIAAALALGAVAAQMGTAFIPCPESGADAAYRHALAGPAAFHTRMTRLVSGRPARCLANRFTALDHGAGMPPPPDYPIAYDAGKALDKAARKHDESGFGAFWAGQGAPLARAMPARQLVRLLNEELQVARQAPAYFHQKPVR